A stretch of Cupriavidus necator DNA encodes these proteins:
- the mfd gene encoding transcription-repair coupling factor: MPDAKPAFPFVNLPLVKPGLRHSVAGLRGSADALAVAAYARQHRERAPMLAVVCSHAVDAQRLAEEIPWFAPELRVRLLPDWETLPYDSFSPHQDLVSERLATLHDIQTGQCDVMLVPATTALYRLAPPAFLAAYTFFFKQGERLDEAALKAQFTLAGYEHVSAVMRPGEYSVRGGLIDLYPMGSALPYRIDLFGDEIETIRAFDPDTQRSLYPVKEVRLLPGREFPLDEAARTAFRGRWRELFEGDPTKSPIYKDIGNGVPSAGIEYYLPLFFEQSATVFDYLPADTQLAFAGNVDEAIRRFWADTTQRYNFMRHDRERPLLPPADLFLSEEQFFVAAKPMARLVLQAEANADQAAFSAILPDVAVNRRADDPLVNLEALLLDQQTRVLMCADSAGRRETLLQLFAESGLRPQPVDDFAAFLAGEAHFSIAVAPLQSGFALPQGQIAFVTEAELYAGTARRTGRRKQEQASAVDSMVRDLAELKIGDPVVHSEHGIGRYQGLVTLDMGQGDEEFLHLDYDKGSKLYVPVHQLHVISRYSGADPDTAPLHHLGSGQWDKAKRKAAQQIRDTAAELLNLYARRAAREGFAFPLSPKDYETFAESFGFEETPDQAAAIAAVIADMTSGKPMDRLVCGDVGFGKTEVALRAAFVAVLGGKQVAMLAPTTLLAEQHFQTLSDRFAEWPVRIVELSRFKTKKEIDAAIRQINEGTVDIVIGTHKILSDQVRFERLGLVIIDEEHRFGVRQKEALKTLRAEVDVLTLTATPIPRTLGMALEGLRDFSVIATAPQKRLAIKTFVRREEDGVIREAILRELKRGGQVYFLHNEVETIENKRARLAELVPEARIAVAHGQMHERELERVMRDFVARRDNILLCTTIIETGIDVPTANTILIHRSDKFGLAQLHQLRGRVGRSHHQAYAYLLVHDVEGLTKQAQRRLEAIQQMEELGSGFYLAMHDLEIRGAGEVLGDKQSGEIHEIGFQLYTDMLNAAVKALKAGKEPDLMAPLAATTEINLGTPALLPNDYCADVHERLSLYKRLANCETAERVDDIQEELIDRFGRLPAQAQALVETHRLRIAAAPLGVRKIDAGEATISVQFVPNPPIDAMRIIDLVQKNRHIKLAGQDKLRIEAKMPDVAIRAQTIKHTLRQLA; this comes from the coding sequence ATGCCTGACGCCAAGCCCGCCTTCCCCTTTGTCAACCTGCCGCTGGTCAAGCCGGGGCTGCGCCACAGCGTGGCGGGCCTGCGCGGCTCGGCCGATGCGCTGGCTGTGGCCGCGTACGCTCGGCAGCACCGCGAGCGCGCGCCGATGCTGGCCGTAGTCTGCTCCCACGCGGTCGATGCCCAGCGCCTGGCCGAGGAAATCCCCTGGTTCGCGCCCGAACTGCGCGTGCGCCTGCTGCCCGACTGGGAAACCCTGCCCTACGACAGCTTCTCGCCGCACCAGGACCTGGTATCAGAGCGCCTGGCCACGCTGCACGACATCCAGACCGGGCAATGCGACGTGATGCTGGTGCCGGCCACCACCGCGCTGTACCGGCTGGCGCCGCCCGCGTTCCTGGCCGCCTACACCTTCTTCTTCAAGCAGGGCGAGCGGCTGGATGAAGCGGCGCTCAAGGCCCAGTTCACGCTGGCGGGCTACGAGCACGTCAGCGCGGTGATGCGCCCCGGCGAATACAGCGTGCGCGGCGGCCTGATCGACCTGTACCCGATGGGCTCGGCGCTGCCGTACCGGATCGACCTGTTCGGCGACGAGATCGAGACCATCCGCGCCTTCGACCCCGACACCCAGCGCAGCCTGTACCCGGTCAAGGAGGTGCGGCTGCTGCCCGGGCGCGAGTTCCCGCTCGACGAAGCCGCGCGCACCGCCTTCCGCGGCCGCTGGCGCGAGCTGTTCGAAGGCGACCCAACCAAGTCGCCGATCTACAAGGACATCGGCAACGGCGTGCCGTCGGCCGGCATCGAGTACTACCTGCCGCTGTTCTTCGAGCAGAGCGCGACCGTGTTCGACTACCTGCCCGCCGATACGCAGCTCGCGTTCGCCGGCAATGTCGACGAGGCCATCCGCCGCTTCTGGGCCGACACCACGCAGCGCTACAACTTCATGCGGCACGACCGCGAGCGCCCGCTGCTGCCGCCAGCGGACCTGTTCCTGTCCGAGGAGCAGTTCTTCGTCGCCGCCAAGCCGATGGCGCGCCTGGTGCTGCAGGCCGAAGCGAACGCGGACCAGGCCGCGTTCTCGGCCATCCTGCCCGACGTCGCGGTGAACCGCCGCGCCGATGATCCGCTGGTCAACCTGGAAGCGCTGCTACTCGACCAGCAGACCCGCGTGCTGATGTGCGCCGACTCGGCCGGGCGGCGCGAGACCCTGCTGCAGCTCTTTGCCGAAAGCGGCCTGCGCCCGCAGCCGGTGGACGACTTTGCCGCGTTCCTGGCCGGCGAAGCGCATTTCTCGATCGCGGTGGCGCCGCTGCAGAGCGGCTTTGCGCTGCCGCAGGGGCAGATCGCCTTTGTCACCGAGGCCGAGCTGTACGCCGGCACCGCGCGCCGCACCGGCCGCCGCAAGCAGGAGCAGGCCTCCGCCGTCGACTCGATGGTGCGCGACCTGGCCGAGTTGAAGATCGGCGACCCGGTGGTGCACAGCGAGCACGGCATCGGCCGCTATCAGGGCCTGGTCACGCTCGACATGGGCCAGGGCGACGAGGAATTCCTGCACCTGGACTACGACAAGGGCAGCAAGCTGTATGTGCCGGTGCACCAGTTGCATGTAATCTCGCGCTATTCCGGCGCCGATCCCGATACCGCGCCGCTGCACCACCTGGGCTCGGGCCAGTGGGACAAGGCCAAGCGCAAGGCAGCCCAGCAGATCCGCGACACCGCCGCCGAGCTGCTCAACCTGTACGCGCGCCGCGCCGCGCGCGAGGGCTTTGCCTTCCCGCTCTCGCCCAAGGACTACGAGACCTTCGCCGAAAGCTTCGGCTTCGAGGAAACGCCGGACCAGGCCGCCGCGATTGCCGCGGTGATCGCCGACATGACCTCGGGCAAGCCGATGGACCGGCTGGTGTGCGGCGACGTGGGCTTCGGCAAGACCGAGGTGGCGCTGCGCGCGGCCTTTGTCGCGGTGCTGGGCGGCAAGCAGGTGGCGATGCTGGCGCCGACCACGCTGCTGGCCGAGCAGCACTTCCAGACGCTGTCCGACCGCTTCGCCGAATGGCCGGTGCGCATCGTCGAGCTGTCGCGCTTCAAGACCAAGAAGGAAATCGACGCGGCCATCAGGCAGATCAACGAAGGCACCGTCGACATCGTCATCGGCACCCACAAGATCCTGTCCGACCAGGTCAGGTTCGAGCGCCTGGGGCTGGTCATCATCGACGAGGAACACCGCTTCGGCGTGCGCCAGAAGGAGGCGCTGAAGACCCTGCGCGCCGAGGTCGACGTGCTGACCCTGACCGCCACGCCGATCCCGCGCACGCTGGGCATGGCGCTGGAAGGCCTGCGCGACTTCTCGGTGATCGCGACCGCGCCGCAGAAGCGGCTGGCGATCAAGACCTTCGTGCGGCGCGAGGAAGACGGCGTGATCCGCGAGGCCATCCTGCGCGAGCTCAAGCGCGGCGGCCAGGTCTACTTCCTGCACAACGAGGTCGAGACCATCGAGAACAAGCGCGCGCGGCTGGCCGAGCTGGTGCCCGAAGCGCGCATTGCCGTCGCGCACGGCCAGATGCATGAGCGCGAGCTGGAGCGCGTGATGCGCGACTTCGTCGCGCGCCGCGACAACATCCTGCTGTGCACCACCATCATCGAGACCGGCATCGACGTGCCGACCGCCAACACCATCCTGATCCACCGCTCGGACAAGTTCGGCCTGGCGCAGCTGCACCAGCTGCGCGGCCGGGTCGGGCGCTCGCACCACCAGGCCTATGCCTACCTGCTGGTGCATGATGTCGAGGGCCTGACCAAGCAGGCGCAGCGCCGGCTCGAAGCGATCCAGCAGATGGAGGAACTGGGCTCGGGCTTCTACCTGGCCATGCATGACCTGGAAATCCGCGGCGCGGGCGAGGTGCTGGGCGACAAGCAGTCGGGCGAGATCCACGAGATCGGCTTCCAGCTCTACACTGACATGCTCAACGCCGCGGTCAAGGCGCTCAAGGCCGGCAAGGAACCCGACCTGATGGCGCCGCTGGCCGCGACCACCGAGATCAACCTGGGCACGCCGGCGCTGCTGCCCAACGACTACTGCGCCGACGTGCACGAGCGGCTGTCGCTGTACAAGCGACTGGCCAACTGCGAGACCGCCGAGCGCGTGGACGATATCCAGGAAGAGCTGATCGACCGCTTCGGCCGACTGCCGGCGCAGGCGCAGGCGCTGGTCGAGACCCACCGGCTGCGCATCGCCGCGGCACCGCTGGGCGTGCGCAAGATCGACGCGGGCGAGGCCACCATCAGCGTGCAGTTCGTGCCCAACCCGCCGATCGACGCGATGCGCATCATCGACCTGGTGCAGAAGAACCGCCATATCAAGCTGGCCGGGCAGGACAAGCTGCGCATCGAGGCCAAGATGCCGGACGTGGCGATCCGCGCGCAGACCATCAAGCATACGTTGCGGCAACTGGCGTAG